A window of Equus przewalskii isolate Varuska chromosome 18, EquPr2, whole genome shotgun sequence contains these coding sequences:
- the LOC103563401 gene encoding olfactory receptor 5H2-like → MEMENATLLTEFILSGLIYQHKWHIPLFLVFLVIYFTTIVGNLVLIALIWNDPQLHIPMYLFLGSLAFVDACLSSAVTPKMLVNFFATNKMISFSECLIQFFFFGIGVTTECFLLAAMAYDRYVAICQPLLYPVIMTNRLCIRLLVFSFFGGLLHVTIHIGLIFRLTFCKYNIIHHFYCDIMPLFKISCTDPSINFLIVFIFAGSIQVFTILTVLVSYTLVLFTILKRKSVQGFRKAFSTCGAHLLSVSLYYGPLAFRYVRPGSAQADDQDTMDSLFYTVIIPLLNPIIYSLRNKKVIDSLAKMLKRIF, encoded by the coding sequence atggaaatggaaaatgcaaCGTTGCTGACAGAGTTTATTCTCTCAGGACTTATTTATCAACACAAGTGGCACATCCCCCTGTTCCTGGTGTTCTTGGTTATTTATTTCACCACTATTGTGGGGAACCTTGTTCTGATTGCTCTCATATGGAATGACCCTCAACTTCACATCCCTATGTACTTATTCCTTGGGAGTTTGGCTTTTGTAGATGCTTGCTTATCATCTGCTGTGACCCCCAAGATGCTGGTCAACTTCTTTGCCACAAATAAGATGATCTCTTTCTCTGAATGcttgatacaattttttttctttggaatcGGTGTAACCACGGAATGTTTTCTTTTGGCAGCAATGGCATATGATCGCTATGTGGCCATATGCCAACCTTTACTTTATCCTGTGATTATGACCAATAGACTATGCATTAGGCtattagttttttcattttttggtggCCTTCTTCATGTCACAATTCACATTGGTCTCATATTCAGATTAACCTTCTGTAAATACAACATAATACATCACTTTTACTGTGACATTATGCCATTATTTAAGATTTCCTGTACTGACCCTTCTATTAATTTTCTgatagtatttatttttgctgggtCCATACAGGTGTTCACCATTCTGACTGTTCTTGTCTCTTATACACTTGTTCTCTTTACCATCTTAAAAAGGAAGTCTGTGCAAGGTTTCAggaaagccttctccacctgtggagCCCATCTCTTATCTGTCTCTTTATACTATGGCCCTCTTGCCTTCAGGTATGTGCGCCCTGGATCTGCACAAGCGGATGATCAAGATACGATGGACTCTCTATTTTACACTGTCATCATTCCTTTGTTAAATCCAATAATCTACAgcctgagaaataagaaagtcATAGATTCACTGGCAAAAATGTTAAAGAGAATTTTTTAG